A genomic window from Anopheles ziemanni chromosome X, idAnoZiCoDA_A2_x.2, whole genome shotgun sequence includes:
- the LOC131291105 gene encoding myrosinase 1-like: MVLCVTSLLWAVILAAAVVGSEAAPGSTTQTLLVQTFRPAGFPSRLRRALKPPPDGGGGGGTPAPTTARSPSEEQFGYDFLFGAATAAYQIEGAWNESGRGPSVWDTLTHTHPELVVDGATGDRAADSYHLFQQDIDALSWVGFDFYRFSISWSRLLPLGDPSSLNQAAVDYYNQLIDNLLLYGIEPVVTMLHYDVPQYLQNLGGFASPLIVEYFRQYADVLFSTFGDRVRVWITHNEPYDFCVEGYGTGRSGPLVYATGVGEYLCAHHVLLSHAAAYHHYNAHYRDAQDGVIGLTLSGRFYYPATNATPPVVVERALEFQIGWFSDPLFGAEGNYPATMIADIGENSLREGRYTSRLPTFTDEQRTLIRGSCDFFAYNYYSSRLATLASEDYDPTLPPSWARDARIIQTVDPRWPRAKSTWLYVVPEGLRGVLNWFRVRYNNPNVLITENGFSDDGQLQDTGRIDYYRGHLGAILAAINKDGCNVIGYTAWSIIDNFEWLRGYSEKFGLYYVNFSSPELERVPKQSATFMEQVIRTRHIPSE; encoded by the exons atGGTGTTGTGCGTCACGTCACTGCTTTGGGCGGTGATACTGGCCGCGGCGGTGGTGGGTAGTGAGGCCGCTCCGGGTAGCACAACGCAAACGCTGCTGGTGCAAACGTTCCGTCCGGCCGGGTTCCCCTCCCGACTGCGGCGTGCACTCAAACCGCCacctgatggtggtggtggtggtggcactCCGGCCCCGACTACGGCACGCTCGCCGTCTGAGGAACAGTTTGGGTACGATTTCCTATTCGGTGCAGCGACCGCCGCCTACCAGATCGAGGGCGCGTGGAACGAATCCGGCCGGGGGCCGAGCGTATGGGACACGCTGACGCACACCCATCCGGAGCTGGTGGTGGACGGTGCGACCGGTGACCGGGCCGCCGACTCGTACCACCTGTTCCAGCAGGATATCGATGCGCTCAGCTGGGTCGGGTTCGATTTCTATCGCTTCTCGATCTCGTGGTCCCGGCTGCTGCCACTCGGCGATCCGTCCTCACTCAACCAGGCAGCGGTCGACTACTACAACCAGCTGATCGACAACCTGCTGCTGTATGGCATCGAGCCGGTGGTCACCATGCTGCACTACGACGTCCCGCAATACCTGCAGAATCTGGGCGGGTTCGCGTCCCCGCTGATCGTCGAATACTTCCGCCAGTATGCGGACGTCCTCTTCAGCACGTTTGGCGACCGG GTGCGCGTTTGGATAACGCACAACGAGCCGTACGATTTCTGCGTGGAGGGCTACGGCACGGGGCGGTCGGGGCCGCTCGTGTACGCCACCGGCGTCGGGGAGTATCTGTGCGCCCACCACGTCCTGCTCAGCCATGCGGCCGCCTACCACCACTACAACGCGCACTATCGCGACGCACAGGACGGTGTGATCGGGCTGACGCTGAGCGGACGGTTCTACTATCCGGCCACCAACGCTACGCCACCGGTGGTCGTCGAGCGGGCCCTCGAATTTCAG ATCGGTTGGTTCTCGGATCCGCTGTTCGGGGCGGAGGGAAACTATCCGGCCACGATGATCGCGGATATTGGCGAGAACAGCCTGCGGGAGGGACGCTACACATCCCGGCTGCCAACGTTCACCGACGAGCAGCGAACGTTGATCCGTGGCAGCTGCGACTTCTTCGCCTACAACTACTACTCCAGCCGGCTCGCCACGCTAGCGAGCGAAGATTACGACCCGACGCTGCCGCCATCGTGGGCCCGGGATGCGCGCATCATTCAAACGGTCGATCCCCGCTGGCCGCGGGCAAAATCCACCTGGCTGTACGTGGTGCCGGAAGGGTTGCGCGGCGTCCTGAACTGGTTCCGCGTGCGCTACAACAATCCGAACGTCCTGATCACCGAGAACGGCTTCTCGGACGATGGGCAGCTGCAGGACACGGGCCGTATCGACTACTATCGGGGCCATCTAGGGGCGATCCTGGCCGCGATCAACAAGGACGGTTGCAACGTCATCGGCTACACGGCCTGGAGCATCATCGATAACTTCGAGTGGCTGCGTGGCTACAG TGAAAAATTCGGCTTGTACTACGTCAACTTCAGCAGTCCCGAGCTGGAGCGAGTACCCAAGCAGTCGGCCACCTTCATGGAGCAGGTTATTCGCACCAGACACATACCGTCCGAGTAG
- the LOC131290949 gene encoding steroid receptor RNA activator 1-like: MSGENYRSATKSHEPGWNDPPKVPAGASGSGSQQPKLALNKRVAFPLQSRPPAVQPTNGPPGAPPIIQPPLGPPATAAPPGGVAKERKQADTAETMVADREEMLALVRAALDDSIHRLEESRREETQKRINLIYEAWTAGKLPEGLEKHLHSLASALEEMDAARAGAIHRSIICDYGGKCALWAPALRQLIFALPQPQNDEQNEPNVIAKPV, encoded by the exons ATGAGTGGTGAAAATTATCGTAGTGCAACGAAAT CACACGAGCCGGGCTGGAATGATCCGCCAAAAGTTCCGGCTGGTGCCAGCGGCAGCGGTTCACAGCAGCCAAAACTTGCACTCAACAAACGGGTGGCGTTTCCGTTGCAAAGTCGGCCGCCCGCGGTCCAACCGACGAATGGACCACCGGGGGCACCTCCCATCATTCAACCACCACTAGGGCCAcctgcaacagcagcacctcCCGGTGGAGTGGCGAAGGAGCGCAAGCAGGCGGACACGGCCGAGACGATGGTTGCCGATCGGGAGGAAATGCTTGCGCTGGTACGTGCCGCCCTGGACGATTCCATTCACCGCCTGGAGGAATCCCGGCGTGAGGAGACGCAGAAGCGAATCAATCTAATTTACGAAGCATGGACGGCCGGGAAGCTGCCGGAAGGGCTCGAGAAGCACCTGCATAGTCtggcaagcg CGCTCGAGGAGATGGATGCGGCCCGTGCGGGAGCAATCCATCGGTCGATTATCTGTGATTACGGTGGCAAGTGTGCACTGTGGGCTCCGGCGCTGCGTCAGCTTATTTTTGCGCTACCCCAACCTCAAAACGATGAGCAAAACGAGCCGAATGTGATCGCTAAGCCGGTTTAG